One window from the genome of Enterobacteriaceae bacterium Kacie_13 encodes:
- a CDS encoding molybdopterin-dependent oxidoreductase yields MSNFNPSRRRFVKGAVIAGVSVYLAPLHSRAYAALFEEKILQSPQWDAQNKRVRFRIDGKAKVMGQKVFARDIRAKDMPHWPQKQAHAFILRVTQADRTYAGLDLSLLGEDLQPDQLVTADVLARDGLAFPAFYGEDMLLPEGKTPAYLGQAVAILVYQDFAKFRFAKNALKFKDNVVRYGEKTGPLERDPWGTFRFVRVGGETAFEDDRFSSLKDMPVFPTGMRKHLPVWPEGREGGKLDEQGMFYAGEMADEMKSPPQDWLVMSRRFTTQSVDTSALEPDNANGWYDAATQTLHMVVPTQSPQEVADEMPRMMAKAHRTVKTLIMHPCYTVGYGSKDHYNFPYYGAVAAMYGDGTPVRLANDRFEQFQSSLKRHAFDMNYDIAVNRETGKLQSFHAAMTADGGGRSNFTPSVVMVGATAAQSIYYFPKSDLSAVGLASRALDAGSARGYGTLQSMAATEMMMDELAAELKLDPIAFRMRNVLKSGMKNTQGAIPAGAIRADEVLEKAAVHPLWTEREKRKAAYESQNPGKRYGVGFGCVQKDFGTGAETSFARVEISENGQISLWHSGAEMGTGMSTSQSVLCAEWLGKPAEQAHFSVTDWSVLPVETSGDPYIMSQEEQDKLQKNPRWSPSYCSPSSASNSAYYFSHSTREAARLVFDHGLWPAAMAIWQTGIGGGQAAPYIVRKEDARWVEGGLTANGMQILSLETLAKKAYEMQGLTGAAVHVFNRWQWAEADFTLNNVRQRVPVDGMSVRTGAGEYQTLARDAVYYPPTQRNNASVTYYSAVGTLAEIAVDIATGNVELLTHHSIMECGNLIVPELVSGQLQGGLAMGIGHALHEYLPLYEDGPGNGTWNFNRYHLPRASDVAVWKQTSEILPALSETDPPKGMAEVVMIPVVAALVNAIAHATGHRFRDLPVRAENIREVLQ; encoded by the coding sequence ATGAGCAACTTCAACCCGTCCAGGCGGCGCTTTGTGAAAGGCGCAGTGATCGCTGGTGTCTCAGTTTATCTCGCGCCGCTGCACAGTCGTGCTTATGCGGCACTCTTCGAAGAAAAGATTCTGCAATCACCGCAGTGGGATGCACAAAATAAACGCGTCCGTTTCCGTATTGACGGAAAGGCCAAAGTCATGGGGCAGAAAGTGTTTGCCCGCGATATCCGTGCCAAAGATATGCCGCACTGGCCGCAAAAACAGGCGCACGCTTTTATCCTGCGCGTGACGCAGGCGGACAGAACTTATGCTGGGCTGGATTTATCGCTGCTCGGTGAAGATCTGCAACCTGATCAACTGGTAACCGCCGACGTGCTGGCGCGGGACGGTCTGGCATTCCCGGCGTTTTACGGCGAAGACATGCTATTGCCCGAAGGTAAAACACCGGCTTATCTCGGACAGGCCGTAGCCATTCTGGTATATCAGGATTTCGCTAAATTCCGATTTGCGAAAAATGCACTGAAATTTAAAGACAATGTAGTGCGCTACGGCGAGAAAACCGGCCCGCTGGAACGCGATCCGTGGGGGACATTCCGCTTTGTGCGCGTGGGTGGTGAGACTGCATTTGAAGACGACCGTTTCTCCAGCCTCAAAGATATGCCGGTGTTCCCGACAGGTATGCGCAAACATCTGCCGGTCTGGCCGGAAGGGCGCGAAGGCGGCAAGCTTGATGAGCAGGGCATGTTCTACGCCGGTGAAATGGCAGATGAAATGAAATCACCACCGCAGGACTGGCTGGTGATGTCGCGCCGTTTCACCACGCAATCTGTCGATACCTCGGCGCTTGAACCCGATAACGCCAACGGCTGGTATGACGCCGCCACGCAAACGCTGCATATGGTGGTGCCGACGCAGTCACCGCAGGAAGTCGCAGATGAAATGCCGCGCATGATGGCCAAAGCCCACCGCACGGTGAAAACGCTGATTATGCATCCTTGCTACACCGTCGGTTACGGGTCGAAAGATCACTATAACTTCCCTTATTACGGCGCGGTGGCGGCCATGTACGGTGACGGCACGCCGGTGCGTCTGGCGAATGACCGCTTCGAGCAGTTCCAGTCCTCCCTCAAACGACACGCGTTTGATATGAACTACGACATTGCGGTGAACCGTGAAACCGGGAAGTTGCAGTCATTCCATGCGGCGATGACCGCAGACGGTGGCGGGCGCAGCAACTTTACGCCGTCGGTGGTGATGGTTGGCGCAACCGCTGCGCAGTCGATTTACTACTTCCCTAAAAGTGATTTATCCGCAGTCGGGCTGGCGTCCCGTGCGCTGGATGCCGGTTCCGCCAGGGGTTACGGCACGCTGCAAAGCATGGCCGCCACCGAAATGATGATGGATGAACTGGCCGCCGAACTGAAGCTGGATCCGATTGCCTTCCGGATGCGCAACGTTTTGAAATCTGGTATGAAAAATACCCAAGGGGCGATTCCGGCAGGTGCGATTCGTGCGGATGAAGTGCTGGAAAAAGCCGCCGTCCATCCGTTGTGGACGGAGCGTGAAAAACGCAAGGCCGCCTATGAAAGCCAGAATCCGGGTAAACGTTACGGCGTCGGGTTTGGCTGCGTGCAGAAAGATTTCGGTACTGGTGCGGAAACGTCATTCGCCCGCGTCGAAATCAGCGAAAACGGGCAGATAAGCCTGTGGCACAGCGGTGCGGAAATGGGGACGGGCATGTCTACGTCGCAGTCTGTGCTGTGCGCCGAATGGCTGGGCAAGCCGGCGGAGCAGGCACATTTCTCAGTGACCGACTGGTCCGTGCTGCCGGTGGAAACCAGCGGCGATCCGTACATTATGTCGCAGGAAGAGCAGGACAAGCTGCAAAAAAATCCGCGCTGGTCGCCGTCCTATTGCTCGCCGTCGAGTGCCAGTAACTCCGCCTATTACTTTTCTCACAGCACCCGCGAAGCAGCGCGTCTGGTTTTCGATCACGGCCTGTGGCCGGCGGCGATGGCTATCTGGCAAACCGGCATTGGCGGCGGACAGGCTGCGCCATACATCGTGCGCAAGGAAGATGCCCGCTGGGTGGAAGGCGGCCTGACGGCCAACGGCATGCAGATCCTCAGCCTTGAGACGCTGGCGAAAAAAGCTTACGAGATGCAGGGACTGACCGGCGCGGCGGTTCACGTCTTCAACCGCTGGCAGTGGGCGGAAGCCGATTTCACGCTCAACAACGTGCGTCAGCGCGTGCCGGTTGACGGTATGTCAGTGCGCACCGGCGCGGGTGAGTACCAGACATTGGCGCGTGACGCGGTCTATTACCCGCCGACGCAGCGTAATAACGCGTCTGTGACCTACTACAGCGCGGTCGGTACGCTGGCCGAAATCGCGGTGGATATCGCCACCGGTAACGTCGAATTACTCACACACCATTCGATTATGGAGTGCGGCAATCTGATCGTGCCTGAACTGGTCTCCGGACAGTTACAGGGCGGGCTGGCGATGGGCATCGGTCACGCATTGCATGAATATTTACCGCTGTACGAAGACGGGCCGGGTAACGGTACCTGGAACTTCAACCGTTACCACCTGCCACGCGCCAGTGATGTGGCGGTCTGGAAACAGACCAGCGAAATCCTGCCAGCGTTGTCGGAAACCGATCCGCCGAAAGGCATGGCCGAAGTGGTGATGATCCCGGTCGTCGCTGCGCTGGTGAACGCCATTGCCCATGCTACCGGCCACCGTTTCCGTGATTTGCCCGTCCGTGCTGAAAATATTCGTGAGGTTTTACAATGA
- a CDS encoding NTP transferase domain-containing protein — translation MAGIILLAAGLGSRFIAAGGEGNKLNVTLSETAENSASMFDVTLGHALDSGLPVHVVTRADNLQVQASCRRAGVPFTLTESTGTGGSIAAGVRDTQEWDGWLVHLADMPFITPNIFATVADTLHLKPVVRPFWQNEPGHPVGFSREMGDKLLQLRGDHDARELIRSHDLLRIDFNTPAVITDIDLPEQLSPQALNGTLHAAS, via the coding sequence ATGGCAGGTATTATTCTCCTCGCTGCGGGGCTGGGGAGCCGGTTTATCGCCGCGGGTGGCGAAGGAAACAAGCTGAATGTAACACTGTCGGAAACAGCAGAAAATTCTGCCAGCATGTTTGACGTTACACTCGGTCATGCGCTGGATAGCGGGCTGCCGGTGCACGTTGTCACGCGCGCCGACAACCTGCAGGTCCAGGCCAGCTGCCGCCGTGCAGGAGTGCCTTTTACGCTGACGGAAAGCACAGGCACCGGTGGTTCCATTGCCGCAGGCGTGCGCGATACGCAGGAGTGGGACGGCTGGCTTGTCCATCTCGCCGATATGCCGTTCATCACACCGAACATTTTTGCCACCGTGGCTGATACCCTGCATCTCAAACCGGTGGTGCGCCCTTTCTGGCAGAATGAGCCGGGACACCCGGTCGGTTTTTCCCGTGAAATGGGCGACAAGCTGTTGCAGCTGCGCGGCGATCATGATGCCCGCGAGCTTATCCGCAGCCATGACCTGCTGCGCATAGATTTTAATACGCCCGCCGTTATCACAGACATCGATCTGCCGGAGCAACTCTCCCCTCAGGCCTTGAACGGAACTCTCCATGCAGCATCTTGA